Proteins encoded by one window of Halomonas chromatireducens:
- the bfr gene encoding bacterioferritin: MKGKQNIIDALNGLLAAELAAMDQYFIHSEMYADWGLGKLHERIAHEFDDEKGHAKQLIERILFLEGKPDMHTRTPVRVGQDVEEMLGNDLQLEYEVGDALKEAIALCEQERDFQTRDVLLGLLADTEEDHAYWLEQQLRLIKMLGKPNYLLSQM, encoded by the coding sequence ATGAAAGGCAAGCAGAACATCATCGATGCCCTGAATGGCCTGCTGGCGGCAGAACTCGCCGCCATGGACCAGTACTTCATCCACTCCGAGATGTATGCCGACTGGGGGCTTGGCAAGCTCCATGAGCGAATCGCCCATGAATTCGACGATGAAAAGGGGCATGCCAAGCAGCTTATCGAGCGCATCCTGTTCCTTGAAGGCAAGCCCGATATGCATACCCGTACCCCGGTTCGCGTCGGCCAGGACGTGGAGGAAATGCTGGGCAACGACCTCCAGCTCGAGTACGAAGTGGGCGATGCCCTGAAGGAAGCCATCGCGCTGTGCGAGCAGGAGCGAGACTTTCAGACACGCGACGTACTGCTGGGGCTGCTGGCCGACACCGAGGAGGATCACGCCTACTGGCTGGAGCAGCAGCTGCGGCTGATCAAGATGCTGGGCAAGCCGAACTACCTGCTCTCCCAGATGTGA
- a CDS encoding fumarylacetoacetate hydrolase family protein, whose amino-acid sequence MYVRYEHNNNTYEGYMKDGLVTKLEGSMFENPELSDETVPASSVTLLPPCQPTKVVCVGLNYLDHAKEMNEALPEAPLLFLKPPTTVIAHEDDIVAPSNTGRLDHEGELAIVIGKKAKNISANEAEGAIFGFTCANDFTARAIQLSDKQWTRGKSFDTFCPLGPGIVSDINQKDAKIQLTVNGEVRQSSNINMFIFGVNEIVSYVSKCMTLLPGDVILTGTPHGVGPVNSGDVMSVTIDGIGTLTNALKIA is encoded by the coding sequence ATGTACGTCCGTTATGAACATAACAACAACACATACGAAGGATACATGAAGGATGGCCTCGTCACGAAGCTTGAAGGAAGTATGTTCGAAAACCCTGAGCTGAGCGATGAGACGGTACCTGCCTCCTCAGTCACGTTACTCCCACCTTGTCAGCCAACAAAAGTGGTTTGCGTAGGTCTTAATTATCTGGATCATGCCAAAGAAATGAATGAAGCGCTGCCTGAGGCACCGCTGCTGTTCCTGAAACCACCGACTACAGTTATTGCACACGAAGATGACATCGTCGCACCCAGTAATACGGGGCGACTTGACCATGAGGGCGAGCTGGCCATTGTCATTGGGAAGAAAGCAAAAAACATTTCAGCCAATGAGGCAGAGGGAGCAATATTCGGGTTTACTTGCGCCAATGACTTCACCGCTCGCGCAATTCAACTGAGCGACAAGCAATGGACACGTGGAAAGTCCTTTGACACATTTTGTCCGCTGGGTCCGGGCATCGTAAGCGATATCAATCAGAAAGATGCTAAAATCCAGCTAACCGTAAACGGCGAGGTCCGACAAAGCTCCAACATCAACATGTTCATATTTGGTGTCAACGAGATCGTAAGTTATGTATCGAAGTGCATGACTCTACTGCCAGGCGATGTCATTCTCACCGGCACGCCCCATGGGGTTGGCCCGGTCAATAGCGGTGATGTAATGTCCGTCACGATTGACGGAATTGGCACCCTGACTAACGCGTTAAAAATCGCATAA
- a CDS encoding alanine/ornithine racemase family PLP-dependent enzyme: MTCPRIEIDLTKIEENARTLVTLLSGRGIDVTGVTKATLGSPEVAKAMIAGGVVRLGDSRLENLEALRDAGIQAPLTLLRSPTPDQADRTVACASLSQVSERDVVEALSGAAGRRGVVHGLVLMVELGDLREGVLPENALDFARHISLTPHVALAGLGTNLACRAGVVPSADNMGELSALVNRLESELGQHLSLVSGGNSANLAWAIAAPAGRINDLRLGESILLGCDPLTRIPLNGLHADAFTLVVSVIESLAKPTAPRGATGEAAFGVPTQTGERGTIIQTIAAIGRQDVDPDGLAPPQGISVLAASSDHLVLESQHHLPPGTEIHFGLDYSALLRVMTSPFVATALFATTCLPTLIRPSPPPVPPPSPSPFATRP, encoded by the coding sequence ATGACCTGCCCTCGCATTGAAATCGATCTGACCAAGATCGAGGAGAACGCTCGCACACTGGTCACTCTCTTGTCCGGGCGCGGCATCGATGTCACCGGCGTCACCAAGGCGACGCTAGGCTCGCCCGAGGTGGCGAAGGCCATGATCGCGGGTGGCGTGGTGCGTCTCGGTGATTCTCGCCTCGAAAACCTCGAGGCGCTTCGCGATGCGGGTATACAGGCACCCCTGACGCTGCTGCGATCGCCCACGCCGGACCAGGCAGACCGGACTGTGGCCTGCGCCAGCCTCAGTCAGGTGAGTGAACGTGATGTCGTGGAGGCATTGTCAGGGGCGGCGGGCAGGCGCGGGGTGGTTCACGGCCTGGTGCTGATGGTGGAGCTGGGCGACCTGCGCGAGGGCGTACTGCCAGAGAATGCACTCGACTTCGCCCGACACATTTCGCTCACGCCTCATGTGGCACTTGCTGGCCTCGGCACCAACCTGGCGTGCCGGGCTGGCGTCGTGCCCAGCGCCGACAACATGGGTGAGCTCTCTGCACTCGTGAACCGGCTCGAAAGCGAACTGGGCCAGCACCTGTCCCTCGTTTCCGGCGGCAATTCGGCCAATCTCGCCTGGGCCATCGCAGCGCCCGCTGGCCGAATCAACGACCTGCGGCTCGGCGAGTCGATCCTGCTGGGCTGCGACCCGCTCACGCGAATACCCCTGAACGGCCTGCACGCCGATGCTTTCACCCTGGTGGTGTCCGTCATCGAATCACTGGCCAAGCCGACAGCGCCACGCGGTGCAACCGGTGAGGCTGCTTTTGGCGTACCGACGCAGACAGGCGAGCGCGGCACCATCATTCAGACAATTGCCGCCATCGGACGTCAGGACGTCGACCCGGATGGCCTGGCCCCTCCACAGGGCATCAGCGTGCTCGCCGCCAGCAGCGACCATCTGGTGCTGGAATCGCAACATCACCTGCCACCCGGCACGGAGATCCACTTCGGCCTTGATTACTCGGCGCTGCTGCGTGTGATGACTTCCCCGTTCGTGGCGACCGCCCTCTTCGCTACGACATGCCTGCCGACTTTGATTCGGCCGTCTCCCCCACCCGTCCCTCCCCCTTCACCCTCTCCTTTCGCAACTCGACCCTAA
- a CDS encoding YgjV family protein, whose product MEEIGLRWLLGQGVSLIALALCLVAFASKRDDRLFVLLLFANIAFAVQFALFESWVAAGISALIVLRIALVRRFRRNLLLMLGMLLATLVVAALTWSGPRDIPALAAGLLGTYGMFMLSGIPMRITLAAAALCWVASNVLAGSIGGTIAESLIFLTNVVTMLRLRRDARLLHTT is encoded by the coding sequence ATGGAAGAGATCGGCCTGAGATGGCTGCTGGGTCAGGGTGTCAGCCTGATCGCTCTGGCACTGTGCCTGGTGGCCTTCGCCAGCAAGCGCGATGATCGGCTGTTCGTGCTGCTTCTGTTTGCGAATATCGCCTTCGCCGTGCAGTTCGCACTGTTCGAAAGCTGGGTCGCCGCCGGGATCTCGGCGCTGATCGTGCTGCGCATCGCCCTGGTGCGCCGCTTCCGGCGCAACCTCCTCCTAATGCTCGGCATGCTGCTTGCCACCTTGGTGGTGGCCGCGCTGACCTGGAGCGGGCCGCGGGATATCCCGGCCCTGGCTGCCGGTCTTTTGGGGACCTACGGCATGTTCATGCTGAGCGGTATTCCCATGCGTATCACCCTAGCCGCAGCGGCGCTCTGCTGGGTCGCCAGCAACGTGCTGGCGGGCTCCATCGGCGGAACGATTGCAGAAAGCCTGATCTTCCTGACCAATGTCGTCACGATGCTGCGCCTGAGGCGCGACGCACGGTTGCTGCACACGACGTGA
- a CDS encoding sirohydrochlorin chelatase, translated as MRKILLVDNGSLRPQATLNLRRLAHALSQATGEAVEATSLLHSNKISPEKLDGHKAVTLGPLAEREAARGVTELLILPFFFGPSQALTHYLPERLSEVQASYPQLGVKVALPLVDSQAPVDLRLVQLLAENVRERMAGLSQPKVVLVDHGSPLPEVTAVRNYLAGQLSVLLADEASCVTFASMERRQGDAYRFNEPLLVDLLASPPMAHGDVILSMLFLSPGRHAGEGGDIAEICEQAMTRSPDLRVTTTRLVGENDAIVDILVTRLQQALAGEPLLAELAPFGASS; from the coding sequence ATGCGAAAGATTCTGCTCGTCGACAACGGTTCCCTGCGCCCCCAGGCCACGCTCAACCTGCGCCGCCTGGCACATGCCCTGAGCCAGGCCACTGGCGAAGCAGTGGAGGCTACCTCGCTGCTGCATTCCAACAAGATTTCCCCCGAGAAACTCGATGGTCACAAGGCCGTGACCCTGGGCCCCCTGGCGGAACGAGAAGCCGCGCGGGGGGTGACCGAGCTGCTCATCCTGCCGTTCTTCTTCGGCCCCAGCCAGGCGCTGACTCATTACCTGCCCGAGCGCCTATCCGAGGTTCAAGCCAGCTACCCGCAGCTCGGCGTCAAGGTAGCCCTGCCGCTGGTGGACAGCCAGGCGCCAGTGGATCTGCGCCTGGTACAGCTGCTGGCGGAGAACGTTCGCGAACGCATGGCGGGGCTATCGCAGCCGAAGGTGGTACTGGTGGATCACGGCAGTCCGCTCCCGGAGGTGACGGCGGTGCGCAACTACCTTGCAGGGCAGCTCAGCGTGCTGCTTGCCGATGAGGCCAGCTGCGTCACCTTCGCCTCCATGGAACGCCGCCAGGGAGATGCCTATCGCTTCAACGAGCCACTGCTGGTCGACCTGCTCGCCTCTCCCCCCATGGCCCACGGCGACGTTATCCTGTCCATGCTGTTCCTTTCCCCCGGGCGCCACGCCGGCGAAGGGGGCGATATTGCCGAGATCTGCGAACAGGCAATGACCCGGTCCCCCGACCTGCGCGTCACCACCACCCGCTTGGTGGGTGAGAATGACGCCATCGTGGATATCCTCGTAACCCGACTGCAGCAAGCCCTGGCAGGTGAGCCGCTGCTGGCGGAACTAGCCCCCTTCGGCGCTTCTTCCTGA
- a CDS encoding FadR/GntR family transcriptional regulator, protein MKIEPLEKKSLSDDVVAKIKSMIVSGELKEGDRIPSERELCEQFGVSRASVREGLKILSLQGLLNRTNAGTVITTNFSSILEETLALKILLDDCSYEDVTEARMFLEKAMVRLAAKRITNSDISIMSQQLELMVKAEEEDNNDEYVLADIAFHQQIAKASNSRVLASLYNSIITLVFRTQKSVGYDKPVMKESINFHGKILEALKQHNEERAEQEMQLHLLDVQERLNHLVKTEITKAGV, encoded by the coding sequence ATGAAAATTGAGCCGCTTGAGAAGAAAAGTTTGAGTGACGATGTCGTGGCAAAGATAAAGTCCATGATCGTTAGTGGTGAGCTCAAAGAAGGCGACCGGATCCCAAGTGAAAGGGAGCTGTGCGAACAGTTTGGTGTGAGTCGCGCCTCTGTTCGGGAAGGGCTGAAAATCCTATCCCTCCAAGGACTGCTTAATAGAACCAATGCTGGAACCGTTATTACCACAAACTTTTCTTCCATCCTTGAGGAAACACTTGCTCTAAAAATATTGCTGGACGACTGCAGCTACGAAGATGTCACCGAAGCCAGAATGTTTCTGGAAAAGGCCATGGTTCGCCTGGCGGCAAAAAGGATAACGAACAGCGATATAAGCATCATGTCACAGCAACTGGAGCTTATGGTAAAGGCCGAAGAAGAGGACAATAATGACGAGTATGTCCTGGCTGACATCGCTTTTCACCAGCAAATCGCGAAGGCATCCAATAGCCGGGTATTGGCCAGCTTATACAACTCCATCATCACGTTGGTATTCCGAACCCAGAAAAGCGTCGGGTACGACAAGCCTGTCATGAAGGAATCTATCAATTTCCATGGAAAAATACTGGAGGCCTTGAAACAACACAATGAGGAGCGTGCAGAACAAGAAATGCAGCTCCACCTGCTCGACGTCCAGGAAAGGCTAAACCATCTCGTCAAAACTGAAATAACAAAAGCCGGAGTTTAA
- a CDS encoding DUF1611 domain-containing protein, with protein sequence MLPDSLQAILGSATPPDDARQSAVVYCENNFTRIDGKTANGLVRSSERYRILSVIDSTLTGEDAGSALGEAAAGIPIVADLSAALTAADSLPDVLIFGLAPLSGLMSEADRAVVLAAVAAGVGVVSGLHEFLADDPEISAAALASGVALHDIRRPRPTKHLRMFDGAIDSVDCVRIAILGTDGAIGKRTTSTLLTQALNDAGIHTVMVGTGQTGLMQGAAYGVALDAIPAQFGVGELEGAVLAAYESEHPAVIVIEGQGALSHPAYLSSTVVLRASRPQAVIMQHAPARQMLSDYPQVRMPSPLSEVELIERFGKTRVIGITINHEDMTRAEVTAAIARYDAELGLPATDALWHDPSALVAMVTAAFPALKEGRQLAMA encoded by the coding sequence ATGCTTCCTGACTCCCTTCAAGCCATCCTCGGCTCCGCCACTCCCCCTGATGATGCCCGTCAATCGGCCGTTGTGTACTGCGAAAATAACTTCACGCGCATAGATGGCAAGACAGCCAACGGCTTGGTGCGCAGCAGTGAGCGGTATCGCATCCTTTCCGTCATCGACAGCACCCTGACCGGCGAAGACGCGGGCTCCGCCCTGGGCGAGGCGGCGGCAGGCATTCCCATCGTGGCCGATCTGTCGGCGGCGCTCACAGCGGCCGATAGCCTTCCCGACGTGCTCATCTTCGGGCTTGCCCCGCTGTCGGGGCTCATGTCCGAGGCGGACCGCGCGGTGGTGCTGGCGGCCGTGGCGGCTGGTGTCGGCGTGGTATCCGGCCTGCACGAGTTCCTCGCGGACGACCCGGAAATCTCGGCGGCCGCACTCGCCAGCGGTGTTGCGCTGCATGATATCCGCCGGCCTCGCCCCACCAAGCATCTGCGCATGTTCGATGGTGCGATCGACAGCGTCGATTGCGTACGCATCGCCATACTCGGCACCGATGGCGCGATCGGCAAGCGCACCACCTCGACGCTGCTCACCCAGGCACTCAACGATGCCGGGATTCACACCGTGATGGTAGGGACGGGGCAGACCGGCCTGATGCAAGGCGCCGCCTATGGCGTCGCACTCGATGCCATCCCCGCTCAGTTCGGTGTCGGCGAGCTGGAAGGGGCGGTGCTCGCCGCCTATGAAAGCGAGCACCCTGCCGTCATCGTGATCGAGGGCCAGGGTGCCCTCAGTCACCCCGCCTACCTGAGCTCGACGGTGGTGTTGCGCGCCAGCCGGCCACAGGCCGTGATCATGCAGCATGCGCCGGCCCGCCAAATGCTCAGCGACTACCCGCAGGTGCGCATGCCCTCCCCCTTATCGGAGGTCGAGCTCATCGAACGGTTCGGCAAGACCAGGGTCATTGGCATCACCATCAATCATGAGGACATGACCCGGGCGGAGGTCACGGCGGCCATCGCCCGCTACGATGCCGAGCTTGGCCTCCCCGCCACCGACGCGCTGTGGCACGACCCCTCGGCACTGGTGGCAATGGTCACTGCCGCCTTTCCTGCACTCAAGGAAGGCAGGCAACTGGCAATGGCATGA
- the nfsA gene encoding oxygen-insensitive NADPH nitroreductase → MNSTIELLKSHRSIRKFTDQKVPHELLLELIRAGQAAATSNHVQAYTVIHVKNPANREQIAELAGGQTYVATASDFLVFCADMKRPTEAAERIGANVVRGMTEQLLVASVDTALMAQNVVIAAESEGLGICYIGGIRNNPQAVSDLLRLPEHVYPVFGLCLGYPAHEPDVKPRLPVEAVLKEDYYTDDSELVAVFDDAMQTYYGQRKGGNKDTNWSKNLTPLFDSKLRAHMREFLTKRGFGMK, encoded by the coding sequence ATGAATTCCACCATCGAACTGCTGAAATCCCACCGCTCGATTCGCAAATTCACAGACCAGAAAGTGCCGCACGAACTGCTTCTCGAACTGATTCGTGCCGGCCAGGCCGCTGCAACGTCCAACCACGTTCAGGCCTACACCGTCATTCACGTGAAGAACCCGGCCAACCGCGAGCAGATCGCCGAGCTGGCCGGCGGCCAGACTTACGTTGCTACCGCCTCCGATTTCCTGGTGTTTTGTGCCGACATGAAGCGGCCCACCGAGGCTGCCGAGCGAATCGGCGCCAACGTCGTGCGCGGCATGACCGAGCAACTGCTGGTGGCCAGCGTGGATACCGCATTGATGGCCCAGAATGTTGTCATTGCCGCGGAGTCCGAGGGGCTCGGTATCTGCTATATCGGTGGTATTCGCAACAACCCCCAGGCCGTGAGTGACTTGCTGCGCCTGCCGGAACACGTCTACCCGGTGTTTGGCCTGTGCCTTGGTTACCCGGCCCATGAGCCTGACGTAAAGCCGCGCCTGCCGGTGGAAGCGGTCCTCAAGGAGGACTACTACACCGACGACAGTGAGCTGGTGGCGGTTTTCGATGACGCCATGCAGACCTACTACGGCCAGCGCAAGGGCGGAAACAAGGACACCAACTGGTCAAAGAATCTGACCCCGTTGTTCGACAGCAAGCTGCGTGCCCATATGCGTGAATTTCTGACCAAGCGTGGTTTCGGGATGAAGTGA
- a CDS encoding DctP family TRAP transporter solute-binding subunit: MNIKKSGSAIAGLVAATTLFAALTMSASAQSTVNIKFAHNGNTNPDDPQNVGVNAFKDMVEERSNGAISVQIYPAGQLGDARTIVEGIQLGMIEMADVENGPMGGFVPEAMLWDLPFIFRDIEHAHTVLDGDIGRSVQEKYTDVGIRHLAYNDGGFRYFTNDQRPIHTMEDLQGLSIRVMESEVMVDTINAFGASAVPMSFGELYTALQQGVVDGQENPMNLIYSQRFYEVQDYLSLSGHFYYPRQYIAAEKWWQTLDEEHQEIISQASVEASNIQRESLVEYEVEMRSVLESNGMKINEVEKDAFIEAAAEHIYPSYYEMLGSGDASRGEELIRAIMATE, from the coding sequence ATGAACATCAAGAAATCAGGCTCTGCAATAGCAGGCCTTGTGGCTGCCACCACCTTGTTTGCAGCATTGACAATGAGTGCATCCGCACAGTCTACCGTTAACATCAAGTTCGCCCACAATGGGAATACGAACCCTGACGACCCTCAGAATGTTGGTGTTAACGCCTTCAAGGACATGGTGGAAGAGCGCTCCAACGGTGCAATCAGTGTTCAAATATATCCAGCCGGCCAGCTTGGGGATGCCAGAACAATTGTCGAAGGCATACAGCTGGGCATGATTGAAATGGCTGATGTCGAAAATGGACCGATGGGTGGGTTCGTGCCAGAAGCCATGCTGTGGGACCTTCCCTTCATCTTCCGTGACATTGAGCATGCTCATACTGTCCTGGATGGGGACATCGGCAGGTCCGTTCAGGAAAAATACACGGACGTGGGGATCCGGCATCTAGCGTATAACGACGGGGGATTCAGATACTTCACCAATGACCAGCGACCCATCCATACAATGGAAGACCTGCAGGGTCTTAGTATTCGCGTGATGGAAAGTGAGGTCATGGTCGACACGATCAATGCATTTGGTGCTTCAGCCGTACCAATGTCATTTGGCGAGCTTTACACGGCACTACAACAAGGTGTTGTTGATGGCCAGGAAAATCCGATGAACCTCATTTACAGCCAACGTTTTTATGAAGTTCAGGATTACCTCTCCCTTAGTGGGCACTTTTATTATCCAAGGCAGTATATTGCTGCCGAGAAGTGGTGGCAGACACTGGATGAAGAGCACCAGGAGATCATATCCCAGGCATCCGTGGAAGCAAGCAATATCCAGCGTGAATCCCTTGTTGAATACGAGGTCGAGATGCGAAGCGTGCTTGAAAGCAATGGCATGAAAATCAATGAGGTTGAAAAAGACGCATTTATTGAGGCCGCAGCTGAACATATTTATCCTAGCTACTATGAAATGCTGGGCAGCGGCGATGCATCGCGAGGTGAAGAGCTCATCAGGGCCATCATGGCGACTGAATAA
- a CDS encoding metallophosphoesterase family protein, with product MKASIITELPIGVISDTHGLLRPEALTMLEGCELILHLGDVGSRDEDAAILERLAELAPVAAARGNIDTASWAEALPLTLDLAVNGWRLHLVHILRNFDPATSCDAVLHGHSHKPRHEWQGGHLLFNPGAAGKRRFRLPITLGKLWADERGLRGAILHLPLC from the coding sequence GTGAAAGCTTCCATCATTACCGAGCTGCCGATCGGCGTCATCAGTGATACCCACGGGCTGCTGCGCCCTGAGGCACTGACGATGCTGGAAGGCTGCGAGCTTATCCTGCATCTGGGCGACGTGGGCAGCCGGGACGAGGACGCAGCCATCCTCGAGCGGCTGGCGGAGTTGGCACCCGTGGCGGCGGCGCGCGGCAATATCGACACCGCGTCCTGGGCCGAGGCGCTGCCGCTGACGCTGGATCTCGCCGTCAACGGCTGGCGCCTGCATCTGGTGCATATCCTGCGGAACTTCGATCCCGCCACTTCGTGCGATGCCGTGCTTCATGGCCACTCCCACAAGCCGCGTCACGAATGGCAGGGGGGCCACCTGCTGTTCAATCCCGGTGCGGCTGGCAAGCGCCGCTTTCGCCTGCCTATCACCCTGGGCAAGCTCTGGGCCGACGAGCGTGGCCTGCGCGGTGCCATTCTGCATCTGCCGCTTTGCTAA
- a CDS encoding phosphoribosyl-AMP cyclohydrolase, whose protein sequence is MSMRKTLTALAISSFVLIGAGQATAGQSAQITEADVVQAQQTWGEAIVAIGEAYTSQEDYEALAEEVVDTLYGYDQGTVLFKPTKASELQFRSTKEEVLSYFVTGAISEDGGFAIQPWSNVRFENHGIILDEDSAIAMGNYYFTEVDSGEEVKVEYTFGYFQDEDGDLRIRLHHSSLPYSPQH, encoded by the coding sequence ATGAGCATGAGAAAAACGCTGACTGCGCTGGCAATATCAAGCTTCGTCCTTATCGGTGCAGGCCAGGCAACTGCCGGCCAAAGCGCACAGATTACCGAAGCGGATGTCGTTCAGGCCCAGCAGACCTGGGGCGAAGCCATCGTCGCCATCGGCGAGGCGTATACCTCGCAGGAGGACTACGAAGCACTGGCGGAGGAGGTCGTCGACACCCTTTACGGCTATGACCAGGGAACCGTGCTTTTCAAGCCCACCAAGGCGTCGGAATTGCAGTTCCGCTCAACCAAGGAAGAGGTATTGTCTTATTTCGTGACGGGAGCCATCTCGGAGGATGGCGGCTTCGCCATCCAGCCCTGGAGCAACGTACGCTTCGAGAACCACGGCATCATTCTCGATGAGGACTCTGCCATTGCCATGGGCAACTACTACTTTACCGAGGTCGACTCCGGAGAAGAGGTCAAAGTGGAATACACCTTTGGCTATTTCCAGGACGAGGATGGTGACCTGCGCATCAGGCTTCACCACTCATCGCTTCCCTACTCTCCGCAACACTGA
- a CDS encoding C-terminal binding protein has product MLYKNNRNEKRDNIVNPSVLMTDTIFPDTLVEQDVFQKESIDFRLSPSGELASLGELGKDADALLVVYADVSAELIEQLDRCKIIVKAGIGYNNIDVEAASRKGIIVANVPDYCQDEVADHTFGMFLALVRKICHLDSQVKQGVWNANQAKSVPQLRGKKFGLLGCGAIGQQVALRARAFGLEVVGYDPYSSPDLLAQHHISQIEDFDEFLHEVDFLSLHLPLTEDTRHILNKSTLSKMKETSVVINTSRGGLIQENDLFTALIEGRLAGAAMDVLEQEPPEGAPELSSLDNVVITPHTAFLSQDSVAALRKKASQEIVRTIRNGKASNPVN; this is encoded by the coding sequence TTGCTGTATAAAAACAACAGAAATGAAAAGAGAGACAATATCGTGAACCCCTCGGTCTTGATGACAGACACGATCTTTCCTGACACACTGGTTGAGCAAGATGTGTTCCAAAAAGAAAGCATCGACTTCAGGCTAAGCCCTTCTGGCGAACTTGCCAGCCTAGGCGAACTGGGAAAAGATGCTGATGCGCTCTTGGTCGTTTATGCCGACGTAAGTGCAGAGCTCATTGAGCAGCTGGATCGCTGCAAGATAATAGTGAAAGCCGGCATCGGATATAACAACATAGACGTGGAGGCGGCATCGAGAAAGGGAATCATCGTTGCTAACGTTCCGGACTATTGCCAGGATGAAGTGGCAGACCATACCTTCGGAATGTTCCTTGCTCTGGTGAGAAAAATCTGCCACTTGGATAGCCAAGTCAAGCAAGGTGTTTGGAATGCCAACCAGGCGAAAAGCGTGCCTCAGCTCAGAGGAAAGAAGTTTGGCTTGCTAGGCTGTGGTGCCATCGGACAGCAGGTGGCTCTACGAGCCAGGGCTTTTGGCTTGGAAGTTGTGGGCTATGACCCATATAGTTCACCCGACCTTCTCGCTCAACACCACATCAGCCAGATAGAAGACTTCGATGAGTTTCTTCATGAAGTCGACTTTCTATCCTTACATCTCCCACTGACAGAGGACACCAGGCACATACTAAATAAATCAACATTGTCGAAAATGAAAGAAACCTCCGTTGTCATCAACACATCCAGAGGAGGACTCATACAGGAAAATGACCTTTTTACCGCGCTGATAGAAGGCCGACTCGCCGGAGCAGCCATGGATGTACTGGAGCAGGAACCTCCAGAAGGTGCGCCTGAGCTCTCCAGCCTGGATAATGTTGTCATCACTCCTCACACGGCCTTTTTATCCCAAGATTCCGTAGCAGCATTAAGAAAAAAAGCATCACAGGAAATAGTCAGAACAATAAGAAATGGGAAAGCCAGCAACCCTGTAAACTAA